The proteins below come from a single Rosa rugosa chromosome 2, drRosRugo1.1, whole genome shotgun sequence genomic window:
- the LOC133728138 gene encoding casparian strip membrane protein 2, with translation MDSKESENIAVTDAKAAAKGKAAEGAPTAVVAMKTKTQTRRGSKKGLAIVDLVLRLGASSAAVAAAYSPLSAEQILPFFTQFLQFHAEYNDLPTFTFFVVANAIAVGYIGLSMPFSIVCIIRPRAIGPRLLLVICDTVMIALVVAAAGASSAIMYLAHNGNLDSNWLAICMQYTNFCQGLSGAVVASFVAAVFFMLLVVNSTFALKK, from the exons ATGGACTCGAAAGAGAGTGAAAACATAGCAGTTACTGATGCAAAGGCCGCGGCCAAAGGTAAGGCTGCAGAAGGTGCTCCTACTGCTGTCGTCGCAATGAAAACCAAAACACAGACTAGAAGAGGATCCAAGAAAGGACTGGCAATCGTAGACTTGGTCCTCAGGCTTGGTGCCAGTTCGgctgctgttgctgctgctTACAGTCCATTAAGCGCTGAGCAGATTCTTCCCTTCTTCACACAGTTCCTTCAGTTCCATGCTGAATACAATGATCTCCCGACTTTCAC GTTTTTTGTCGTTGCAAATGCGATTGCTGTTGGATATATTGGCCTCTCCATGCCCTTCTCTATTGTATGCATCATTCGACCACGTGCAATAGGGCCGAGGCTTCTACTAGTAATATGTGACACG GTGATGATTGCTCTAGTGGTAGCTGCTGCCGGAGCTTCTTCTGCGATAATGTACTTGGCTCATAACGGAAATTTGGACTCGAACTGGCTTGCTATTTGTATGCAATATACTAACTTTTGCCAGGGACTTAGTGGGGCTGTTGTGGCTTCATTTGTCGCTGCGGTCTTTTTCATGTTGCTGGTTGTGAATTCTACTTTTGCTCTTAAGAAGTAA